In Rutidosis leptorrhynchoides isolate AG116_Rl617_1_P2 chromosome 2, CSIRO_AGI_Rlap_v1, whole genome shotgun sequence, one genomic interval encodes:
- the LOC139892878 gene encoding protein sym-1, with protein sequence MLTNIKSTTMALNAIILSHKVPILYRFKATQIIPTFHKINAIKIKKQDSCFKSFSPCVFQGKNFFSELGFSGNGLSCKNRFRVGSTSSGDGSGGYGGGSGGSGDGGGGDGGGGNKWSFLAWYLALLEAHPVLTKAITSALLTFVGDLICQVLIDKVPSLDLKRVSLFTILGLALVGPTLHFWYLYLSKLVTMTGASGAFVRLIIDQFIFAPVFIGVFLSTLVTLEGRPSQVLPKLQQEWLSSVVANWQLWIPFQFLNFRFVPQQFQVLAANFIALVWNVILSYKAHKEVVVK encoded by the exons atgcttacaaatataaaaTCAACAACAATGGCGTTAAACGCTATAATACTTTCCCATAAAGTTCCAATTTTGTACCGTTTTAAGGCCACCCAAATCATCCCCACTTTCCATAAAATTAATGCCATTAAAATCAAGAAGCAAGATTCTTGCTTTAAAAGTTTTTCACCATGTGTGTTTCAGGGTAAGAATTTTTTCAGTGAATTGGGTTTTTCTGGAAATGGTTTGAGCTGTAAAAATAGATTTCGGGTCGGGTCTACTTCAAGTGGTGATGGAAGTGGCGGCTATGGTGGTGGTTCCGGTGgaagtggtgatggtggtggtggtgatggaggTGGTGGCAATAAATGGTCTTTTCTTGCTTG GTATTTGGCTCTTCTTGAAGCACATCCCGTATTGACAAAAGCGATAACATCTGCGCTTTTGACTTTCGTTGGAGACTTGATTTGCCAG GTTTTGATTGACAAAGTGCCTTCTTTGGATCTAAAGCGGGTATCTTTATTCACAATTTTGGGGCTCGCGTTGGTTGGGCCAACATTGCACTTCTG GTACTTATACCTGAGTAAATTGGTGACAATGACTGGAGCTTCAGGTGCTTTTGTGCGACTTATTATTGATCAG TTCATATTTGCTCCTGTTTTTATTGGTGTGTTCTTATCCACATTGGTAACATTGGAAGGGAGGCCATCCCAGGTTTTGCCGAAGCTTCAGCAG GAGTGGCTATCTTCTGTCGTCGCAAATTGGCAGCTATGGATACCATTCCAATTTCTCAACTTCCGATTTGTTCCCCAACAATTTCAG GTCCTTGCAGCTAACTTTATTGCATTggtgtggaatgtaattttatcaTATAAAGCTCACAAAGAAGTAGTTGTAAAATAG
- the LOC139892880 gene encoding phytochrome-associated serine/threonine-protein phosphatase 3, producing MDLDLWISKVKEGQHLTEDELQLLCEYVKDILIEESNVQPVNSPVTVCGDIHGQFHDLMKLFQTGGHVPETNYIFMGDFVDRGYNSLEVFTILLLLKARYPANITLLRGNHESRQLTQVYGFYDECQRKYGNANAWRYCTDVFDYLTLSAIIDGTVLCVHGGLSPDVRTVDQIRLIERNCEIPHEGPFCDLMWSDPEDIETWAVSPRGAGWLFGSRVTSEFNHINKLDLVCRAHQLVQEGLKYMFQDKGLVTVWSAPNYCYRCGNVASILSFSENMEREVKFFTETEENNQMRGPRTGVPYFL from the exons ATGGATTTAGATCTGTGGATATCTAAGGTCAAAGAAGGCCAGCACTTGACCGAAGACGAATTACAGCTCTTATGTGAATAC GTTAAAGACATCTTGATTGAGGAGTCGAACGTTCAGCCAGTCAATAGTCCAGTTACTGTTTGTGGTGATATTCATGGCCAATTTCATGATCTAATGAAGCTCTTTCAGACTGGAGGTCATGTGCCCGAGACAAATTACATTTTTATG GGGGATTTCGTTGACCGTGGTTACAACAGTTTGGAAGTCTTCACAATACTTCTGCTTTTAAAAGCAag ATACCCTGCAAATATTACTCTTTTGCGTGGAAATCATGAAAGTAGGCAATTAACTCAG GTTTATGGGTTCTATGATGAATGCCAGAGGAAGTACGGGAATGCTAATGCATGGAGATATTGCACAGACGTTTTCGATTATCTAACTTTGTCAGCAATAATAGATGGAACT GTATTATGTGTCCACGGGGGTCTTTCACCTGACGTTAGGACTGTTGACCAG ATTAGACTAATTGAACGTAACTGTGAGATCCCGCATGAAGGACCGTTTTGTGACCTGATGTGGAGTGATCCCGAAGATATCGAAACATGGGCAGTCAGTCCTCGTGGGGCCGGATGGCTTTTTGGATCCAGAGTTACATCCGAG TTTAATCATATTAACAAGCTCGATTTAGTATGTCGTGCCCATCAACTTGTCCAAGAAGGCTTGAAGTACATGTTTCAAGATAAAGGACTTGTAACA GTTTGGTCTGCACCAAATTACTGCTACCGCTGTGGAAATGTAGCTTCGATATTAAGCTTCAGCGAGAATATG GAGAGAGAGGTAAAGTTCTTCACAGAAACTGAAGAAAACAATCAGATGAGAGGTCCAAGGACAGGGGTACCGTACTTTTTGTGA